A genomic region of Caulobacter sp. NIBR2454 contains the following coding sequences:
- the rpmC gene encoding 50S ribosomal protein L29, whose product MKITDIRALTPDQLTENLLNLKKEQFNLRFQAATGQVEKTHRVNEIRKDIARIKTVLRAKAAA is encoded by the coding sequence ATGAAGATCACCGACATCCGGGCCCTCACGCCCGATCAACTGACCGAGAACCTGCTGAACCTGAAGAAGGAGCAGTTCAACCTGCGCTTCCAGGCGGCGACCGGTCAGGTCGAAAAGACCCACCGCGTGAACGAAATCCGCAAGGATATCGCGCGGATCAAGACCGTGCTGCGCGCCAAGGCCGCGGCTTAA
- the rplF gene encoding 50S ribosomal protein L6, with translation MSRIGKKAVSIPSGVTLTLSGQTVTVKGPKGQLSWTVSDDVEIKQEGNELSLTPRDDSKRARGMWGLSRTLVNNMVLGVTQGFEETLELVGVGYRAAMKGQALSMQLGFSHDVDIPAPNGITFAVPKQTEIKITGIDKQAVGEIAAKIRRIRPPEPYKGKGVRYAGEKVRRKEGKKK, from the coding sequence ATGTCTCGTATTGGTAAGAAAGCTGTCTCCATCCCGTCGGGCGTGACTCTCACGCTCTCGGGCCAGACGGTCACGGTTAAGGGTCCCAAGGGCCAGCTCTCCTGGACGGTCTCCGACGACGTCGAGATCAAGCAGGAAGGTAACGAGCTGAGCCTCACGCCGCGCGACGACTCCAAGCGCGCTCGCGGCATGTGGGGCCTGTCCCGCACCCTGGTGAACAACATGGTCCTCGGCGTGACCCAAGGCTTCGAGGAAACCCTCGAGCTGGTCGGCGTCGGTTACCGCGCTGCGATGAAGGGCCAAGCGCTCTCCATGCAGCTCGGCTTCAGCCATGATGTTGATATCCCGGCTCCGAACGGCATCACCTTTGCGGTGCCCAAGCAGACCGAGATCAAGATCACCGGGATCGACAAGCAAGCTGTCGGCGAAATCGCGGCGAAGATCCGTCGGATCCGTCCGCCCGAGCCCTACAAGGGCAAGGGCGTGCGCTACGCCGGCGAAAAGGTCCGCCGCAAAGAAGGCAAGAAGAAGTAA
- the rplC gene encoding 50S ribosomal protein L3, with amino-acid sequence MALPTQRTGVIAKKMGMTRFFDETGQHIPVTVLSLDGCQVTAQRTKEKDGYVALQLGAGAKKPKNTSQAERGHFAKAAVEPKRVMAEFRVEEEALIEVGSELTADHYVAGQKVDIQGITVGKGFAGAMKRWNFGGLRATHGVSVSHRSHGSTGNRQDPGRTFPGKKMAGHLGQETVTTLNVTIWKVDAERGLILVKGAVPGSEGSYVKVRDAIKSALPADAPKPAGFRKAGAAPVAAAEPAVEEAPAAEAPAEGGEA; translated from the coding sequence ATGGCTCTCCCCACTCAGCGTACCGGCGTGATCGCCAAGAAGATGGGCATGACCCGCTTCTTCGACGAAACCGGCCAGCACATTCCGGTCACCGTCCTTTCCCTGGACGGCTGCCAGGTCACCGCCCAGCGCACCAAGGAAAAGGACGGCTACGTCGCCCTTCAACTCGGCGCCGGCGCCAAGAAGCCCAAGAACACCTCGCAAGCCGAGCGTGGTCATTTCGCGAAGGCGGCCGTTGAGCCGAAGCGCGTGATGGCTGAGTTCCGCGTCGAGGAAGAGGCTCTGATCGAAGTCGGCTCCGAGCTGACCGCCGACCACTACGTCGCCGGCCAGAAGGTCGACATCCAGGGCATCACCGTCGGTAAGGGTTTCGCCGGCGCCATGAAGCGCTGGAACTTCGGCGGTCTGCGCGCCACGCACGGTGTGTCGGTGTCTCACCGCTCGCACGGTTCGACGGGTAACCGCCAGGATCCGGGTCGTACGTTCCCGGGCAAGAAGATGGCCGGTCACCTCGGCCAAGAAACTGTCACCACCCTCAACGTCACGATCTGGAAAGTGGACGCCGAGCGCGGCCTGATCCTGGTCAAGGGCGCCGTTCCGGGTTCGGAAGGCTCCTACGTGAAGGTGCGCGACGCGATTAAGTCGGCTCTGCCGGCTGACGCTCCGAAGCCGGCTGGCTTCCGCAAGGCTGGCGCCGCTCCGGTGGCCGCTGCTGAACCCGCCGTCGAAGAAGCTCCGGCTGCCGAAGCTCCGGCTGAAGGGGGCGAAGCCTAA
- the rplE gene encoding 50S ribosomal protein L5, which produces MADQAYEPRLKTVYREQIRSAMKTKFGYTNEMQVPKLDKIVLNMGIGEAVADSKKVQIAMKDLAAIAGQKPAPTRARQSIAGFKLREDMVIGAKVTLRKERMYEFLDRLVTIALPRVKDFRGLKPTSFDGRGNYAMGLKEHIVFPEINYDQIDQMWGMDIIVCTTAKTDDEARELLREFQFPFTGGKDN; this is translated from the coding sequence ATGGCTGATCAAGCTTACGAGCCGCGGCTGAAGACGGTCTATCGCGAGCAGATCCGCTCGGCGATGAAGACCAAGTTCGGCTACACGAATGAAATGCAGGTCCCCAAGCTCGACAAGATCGTGCTGAACATGGGCATCGGTGAGGCTGTCGCGGACTCCAAAAAGGTCCAGATCGCCATGAAGGACCTGGCGGCTATCGCCGGTCAGAAGCCGGCCCCGACCCGCGCCCGCCAATCGATCGCCGGCTTCAAGCTGCGCGAAGACATGGTGATCGGCGCCAAGGTCACCCTGCGCAAGGAACGCATGTACGAGTTCCTTGATCGCCTGGTCACGATCGCGCTGCCGCGCGTGAAGGATTTCCGGGGTCTGAAGCCGACCAGCTTCGACGGCCGTGGCAACTACGCGATGGGTCTGAAGGAGCACATCGTGTTCCCCGAAATCAACTATGACCAGATCGATCAGATGTGGGGCATGGATATCATCGTTTGCACGACTGCGAAGACCGACGACGAAGCTCGTGAGCTTCTTCGCGAATTCCAGTTCCCGTTCACTGGCGGGAAGGACAACTGA
- a CDS encoding GIN domain-containing protein: MRTLIALGAAGVALMAATAAAAAPSVEIEHAAARVVVIPEDRSDVKVEVTKHHPKLAIKIERHGDKVTVDGGLGGVNFGIIKVDVNSDGIRNCRVRNGKGSVEIRGVGDVALEDLPQIVIRTPRRAEVAAGGAVFGDVGRSEELTLSNSGCGDWTVANVRGELKLRQAGSGDVRAGQAGSLDIKVAGSGDIATQAVSRNVSVSVAGSGNVQVASLSGDLDVKVAGSGDVTVLGGRARDINVSIAGSGNVDFAGTADSLRAKIAGSGDVRALRVTGEVSKSVVGSGDVRVGS, encoded by the coding sequence ATGCGCACCCTCATCGCTCTCGGCGCCGCTGGCGTCGCCCTCATGGCCGCTACCGCCGCCGCCGCCGCCCCCAGTGTCGAGATTGAACACGCCGCCGCGCGTGTCGTGGTCATCCCCGAAGATCGCTCGGACGTGAAGGTGGAGGTCACCAAGCATCACCCTAAACTGGCGATCAAGATCGAGCGCCACGGCGACAAGGTCACGGTCGATGGCGGCCTTGGCGGCGTGAACTTCGGAATCATCAAGGTCGATGTGAATTCGGACGGCATCCGCAACTGCCGCGTCCGCAACGGCAAGGGCTCGGTCGAGATCCGCGGCGTCGGCGACGTCGCTCTGGAGGATCTGCCGCAGATCGTCATCCGCACGCCCCGCAGAGCCGAGGTCGCCGCCGGCGGCGCCGTGTTCGGCGACGTGGGTCGCAGCGAAGAGCTGACGCTGTCCAATTCCGGCTGCGGCGACTGGACCGTGGCCAATGTCCGGGGTGAGTTGAAACTGCGTCAGGCCGGCTCTGGCGACGTGCGCGCCGGGCAGGCGGGTTCGCTGGATATCAAGGTCGCCGGCTCGGGCGACATAGCCACCCAGGCCGTGTCCAGGAATGTTTCGGTCAGCGTGGCTGGCTCGGGCAACGTTCAGGTGGCGTCGCTGTCTGGCGACCTGGACGTGAAGGTCGCCGGTTCGGGCGACGTGACGGTCCTGGGCGGTCGCGCTCGCGATATAAATGTGTCGATCGCCGGCTCGGGTAATGTGGACTTCGCTGGCACGGCTGACAGCCTGCGGGCCAAGATCGCCGGCTCGGGTGATGTGCGCGCTCTGCGCGTCACGGGCGAGGTCAGCAAGTCCGTCGTGGGTTCGGGCGACGTTCGCGTCGGCAGCTAA
- the rplR gene encoding 50S ribosomal protein L18, which yields MALSPRESAVRRAQRNRTRLKKLANGRPRLSVFRSGKNIYAQVIDDAQGVTLVAASSLEGDAKAKGSDKAAAANVGKLVAERAIEKGVKEVVFDRGGYIYHGRVKALADAAREAGLNF from the coding sequence ATGGCGCTCTCTCCTCGCGAATCCGCCGTCCGCCGCGCTCAGCGCAACCGGACGCGCCTCAAGAAGCTGGCCAACGGCCGTCCTCGTCTGTCGGTCTTCCGTTCGGGCAAGAACATCTACGCCCAGGTCATCGACGACGCCCAAGGCGTCACCCTCGTCGCCGCCTCGTCGCTGGAAGGCGACGCGAAGGCCAAGGGTTCCGACAAGGCCGCTGCGGCCAATGTCGGCAAGCTGGTGGCTGAACGCGCCATCGAAAAGGGCGTCAAAGAGGTCGTCTTCGACCGTGGCGGTTACATCTATCACGGCCGGGTGAAAGCCC
- the rpsH gene encoding 30S ribosomal protein S8 — protein sequence MSMNDPLSDMIARIKNAATRKRSKVSTPASKLRARVLDVLADEGYIRGYSLVEKPGAFPEFEIELKYFDNEPVIVEISRVSKPGRRVYSSIKDLKPIKNGLGISILSTPKGVMSDSAARDANVGGEVLCRVY from the coding sequence ATGTCGATGAACGATCCCCTGAGCGACATGATCGCTCGCATCAAGAACGCCGCGACCCGCAAGCGTTCGAAGGTGTCTACCCCGGCCTCGAAGCTGCGCGCCCGCGTGCTCGACGTGCTGGCCGACGAAGGCTACATCCGCGGCTACTCGCTGGTCGAGAAGCCGGGCGCCTTCCCGGAATTCGAAATCGAGCTCAAGTACTTCGACAACGAGCCCGTGATCGTCGAGATTTCGCGCGTGTCCAAGCCGGGCCGCCGCGTCTACTCGTCGATCAAGGATCTCAAGCCGATCAAGAACGGCCTTGGTATCTCGATCCTTTCGACGCCGAAGGGCGTCATGTCAGACTCCGCCGCCCGCGACGCTAATGTCGGCGGCGAAGTCCTCTGCCGCGTCTACTAG
- the rpsN gene encoding 30S ribosomal protein S14 gives MAKKSAVNRNEMVKALVKQLADKRAALKAIAVDESLPLEERFEARLKLAKLPRNSSKTRIRNRCEVTGRPRAYYRKLKMSRISLRELGSQGLIPGLVKSSW, from the coding sequence ATGGCCAAGAAAAGCGCCGTCAACCGTAACGAGATGGTCAAGGCCCTCGTCAAGCAACTCGCCGACAAGCGCGCCGCGCTGAAGGCGATCGCCGTCGACGAAAGCCTGCCCCTCGAAGAACGCTTTGAAGCCCGCCTGAAGCTGGCGAAGCTGCCGCGCAACTCGTCCAAGACCCGCATCCGTAACCGGTGCGAAGTCACGGGCCGCCCGCGTGCTTACTATCGCAAGCTCAAGATGAGCCGGATCAGCCTGCGCGAACTCGGTTCGCAAGGCCTGATCCCCGGCCTCGTCAAGTCGAGCTGGTGA
- the rplP gene encoding 50S ribosomal protein L16: MLSPKRTTYRKQFKGRIHGNTKGGAALNFGAYGLKAVEPERITARQIEAARRAITRQMKRQGRVWIRIFPDVPVTGKPAEVRMGKGKGAVDHWAARVAPGRIMFEIDGVPDDIAREALKLGAAKLPIRTRIVTRLDAGMAMEA, translated from the coding sequence ATGCTGTCACCGAAACGCACTACGTACCGCAAGCAGTTCAAGGGCCGTATCCACGGCAACACCAAGGGCGGCGCTGCACTCAACTTCGGCGCTTACGGCCTCAAGGCCGTCGAGCCGGAACGGATCACCGCTCGTCAGATCGAAGCGGCTCGTCGGGCGATCACTCGCCAGATGAAGCGCCAAGGTCGCGTGTGGATCCGTATCTTCCCGGACGTGCCGGTCACCGGCAAGCCGGCCGAAGTCCGGATGGGTAAGGGTAAGGGCGCTGTGGACCATTGGGCCGCACGCGTCGCTCCTGGCCGCATCATGTTCGAAATCGACGGCGTGCCGGACGATATCGCGCGTGAGGCTCTGAAGCTGGGCGCCGCCAAGCTTCCGATCCGCACCCGCATCGTCACCCGGCTCGACGCCGGCATGGCGATGGAGGCCTAG
- the rplX gene encoding 50S ribosomal protein L24, translating to MAAKIKKGDRVVVLTGKDKGKQGSVLAVFPKEERVLVEGLNIVQRHTRPTQGDPQGGIKNKEAPLHVSNVSLVDSKGKATRVGFRVEGDKKVRFAKTTGEVING from the coding sequence ATGGCCGCCAAGATCAAAAAGGGTGACCGCGTCGTCGTGCTCACCGGCAAGGACAAGGGCAAGCAAGGCTCGGTCCTGGCCGTCTTCCCGAAGGAAGAGCGCGTGCTGGTCGAAGGTCTGAACATCGTTCAGCGCCACACTCGTCCCACCCAGGGCGACCCCCAGGGCGGCATCAAAAACAAGGAAGCCCCGCTGCACGTGTCGAACGTGTCGCTGGTGGACTCCAAAGGCAAAGCGACCCGCGTCGGCTTCCGTGTGGAAGGTGACAAGAAGGTTCGTTTCGCCAAGACCACGGGCGAGGTGATCAATGGCTGA
- the rplN gene encoding 50S ribosomal protein L14: MIQMQTNLEVADNSGARRVMCIKVLGGAKRRYAHVGDVIVVSVKEAIPRGRVKKGDVLRAIVVRTSQGIKRKDGSMIRFDKNAAVIVNKQSEPIGTRIFGPVPRELRAKNHMKIISLAPEVL; encoded by the coding sequence ATGATCCAGATGCAAACTAACCTGGAAGTCGCCGATAACTCTGGCGCCCGCCGGGTCATGTGCATCAAGGTGCTTGGCGGCGCTAAGCGCCGCTACGCCCACGTCGGGGACGTCATCGTCGTCTCCGTCAAGGAAGCGATTCCCCGCGGCCGCGTGAAGAAGGGCGACGTTCTGCGCGCCATCGTCGTGCGCACCAGCCAGGGCATCAAGCGCAAAGACGGTTCGATGATCCGCTTCGACAAGAACGCGGCCGTCATCGTCAACAAGCAGAGCGAGCCGATCGGCACGCGGATCTTCGGCCCGGTTCCCCGTGAACTGCGCGCCAAGAACCACATGAAGATCATCTCCCTCGCCCCCGAGGTGCTGTAA
- the rplB gene encoding 50S ribosomal protein L2, with amino-acid sequence MALKHFNPTSPGRRALVLVDKSELHKGKPEKSLVEGLTKSGGRGGNGRIAVRFRGGGAKRLYRIVDFKRRKFDVPATVERLEYDPNRSAFIALVKYADGELAYILAPQRLKAGDEIIASEKVDVKPGNASPLRSMPIGTIIHNIELKPAKGGQIARSAGAYAQLVGRDAGYAQIRLGSGELRMVQDSCMATVGAVSNQDHMNQNLGKAGRSRHMGRRPHVRGVAMNPVDHPHGGGEGRTSGGRHPVTPWGVPTKGRKTRKNKATDKFIIRSRHKAKKAR; translated from the coding sequence ATGGCTCTGAAGCATTTCAATCCGACTTCGCCGGGCCGTCGCGCCCTGGTGCTGGTCGACAAGTCCGAGCTCCACAAGGGCAAGCCCGAGAAGTCCCTCGTCGAGGGTCTGACCAAGTCGGGCGGTCGTGGCGGCAACGGTCGCATCGCGGTCCGTTTCCGTGGCGGCGGCGCCAAGCGCCTGTATCGCATCGTGGACTTCAAGCGTCGCAAGTTCGACGTGCCCGCGACGGTCGAACGTCTCGAGTACGACCCGAACCGTTCGGCCTTCATCGCGCTGGTGAAGTACGCCGACGGCGAGCTGGCCTACATCCTGGCTCCGCAGCGCCTCAAGGCCGGCGATGAAATCATCGCTTCCGAAAAGGTCGACGTGAAGCCGGGCAACGCCTCGCCGCTGCGCTCGATGCCGATCGGCACGATCATCCACAACATCGAGCTGAAGCCCGCCAAGGGCGGCCAGATCGCCCGTTCGGCCGGCGCCTACGCCCAGCTGGTCGGCCGTGACGCCGGCTACGCCCAGATCCGTCTGGGTTCGGGCGAGCTTCGCATGGTGCAAGACAGCTGCATGGCCACGGTCGGTGCGGTGTCGAACCAGGATCACATGAACCAGAACCTCGGCAAGGCCGGGCGTTCTCGTCACATGGGCCGTCGTCCGCACGTCCGCGGCGTCGCCATGAACCCGGTCGACCACCCGCACGGCGGTGGTGAAGGCCGCACCTCGGGCGGTCGTCACCCGGTCACCCCGTGGGGCGTCCCGACCAAGGGCCGCAAGACCCGCAAGAACAAGGCTACGGATAAGTTCATCATCCGCAGCCGTCACAAAGCTAAGAAGGCGCGCTAA
- the rplD gene encoding 50S ribosomal protein L4: MKLDVINLDGGKAGSVELSDAIFGIEEIRGDILQRVVTWQLAKRRSGNHKIQVRNEVSRTGKKMYKQKGTGGARHGSRRAAQFVGGAKAHGPVVRSHAFDLPKKVRALALRHALSSKAKTGSIVVLDAATLSEPKTAALRANFEKIGLKNALIIAGPEVDANFKLAARNIPNVDVLPNAGLNVYDVLRRNTLVLTKSALDAIGVRFEEAA, encoded by the coding sequence ATGAAACTCGACGTCATCAATCTTGACGGCGGCAAGGCCGGCTCGGTCGAACTCTCCGACGCCATCTTCGGCATCGAAGAGATCCGGGGCGACATCCTGCAACGCGTCGTCACCTGGCAGCTGGCCAAGCGCCGCTCGGGCAACCACAAGATTCAAGTCCGCAACGAGGTCTCTCGTACGGGCAAGAAGATGTACAAGCAAAAGGGCACCGGCGGCGCTCGTCACGGCTCGCGTCGTGCGGCTCAGTTCGTCGGCGGCGCCAAGGCCCACGGTCCGGTCGTTCGCAGCCATGCGTTCGATCTGCCCAAGAAGGTCCGCGCCCTGGCTCTGCGTCACGCCCTGTCGTCGAAGGCCAAGACCGGTTCGATCGTCGTTCTCGACGCCGCGACCCTGTCCGAGCCGAAGACGGCCGCGCTGCGCGCCAACTTCGAAAAGATCGGCCTGAAGAACGCGCTGATCATCGCCGGTCCGGAAGTGGACGCGAACTTCAAGCTCGCGGCCCGCAACATCCCGAACGTCGATGTGCTGCCGAACGCTGGCCTGAACGTCTATGACGTCCTGCGTCGCAACACCCTGGTGCTGACCAAGTCGGCCCTGGATGCGATCGGCGTCCGTTTTGAGGAGGCTGCGTAA
- the rpsC gene encoding 30S ribosomal protein S3, with amino-acid sequence MGQKVNPVGLRLGVNRTWDSRWFADGDQYGKLLHQDIKVRRFLKDRLNAAGVSRIIIERPHKKCRVTIYAARPGVIIGKKGADIDKLRKDLSALTEGEVHLNIVEVRKPETDAQLVAENIAQQLERRVAFRRAMKRSIQSAMRLGAKGIRINVSGRLGGAEIARMEWYREGRVPLHTLRADIDYGFAEAKTTYGIIGVKTWIFKGEVLEHDPMALDKRLATESGPAGEGGGRERGDRPDRGDRRDRRERA; translated from the coding sequence ATGGGTCAGAAAGTCAATCCGGTCGGGCTGCGGCTCGGCGTTAACCGCACCTGGGACAGCCGTTGGTTCGCCGACGGCGACCAGTACGGCAAGCTGCTGCACCAGGACATCAAGGTGCGTCGCTTCCTGAAGGATCGCCTGAACGCCGCCGGCGTCTCGCGCATCATCATCGAGCGTCCGCACAAGAAGTGCCGCGTGACCATCTACGCAGCGCGTCCCGGCGTGATCATCGGCAAGAAGGGCGCCGACATCGACAAGCTCCGCAAGGACCTGTCGGCCCTGACCGAAGGCGAAGTTCACCTGAACATCGTCGAAGTCCGCAAGCCTGAAACTGACGCCCAGCTGGTGGCCGAGAACATCGCCCAGCAGCTCGAGCGCCGCGTCGCCTTCCGTCGCGCCATGAAGCGTTCGATCCAGTCGGCCATGCGCCTCGGCGCCAAGGGCATCCGGATCAACGTCTCGGGTCGTCTCGGCGGCGCCGAAATCGCTCGGATGGAGTGGTACCGCGAAGGTCGCGTGCCGCTGCACACCCTGCGTGCGGACATCGACTACGGCTTTGCTGAAGCCAAGACCACCTACGGCATCATCGGCGTGAAGACCTGGATCTTCAAAGGCGAAGTGCTGGAACATGACCCGATGGCGCTGGACAAGCGTCTCGCCACTGAGTCCGGCCCGGCCGGCGAAGGCGGCGGACGTGAGCGTGGCGATCGCCCGGACCGCGGCGACCGTCGCGACCGTCGCGAGCGCGCGTAA
- a CDS encoding 50S ribosomal protein L23, whose amino-acid sequence MAATARHYDTILSPVITEKATLLSEQNKVVFKVANDASKDEIAAAVEELFKVKVTKVNTVVTKGKTKRFRGILGRRSDVKKAIVTLADGQSIDITTGL is encoded by the coding sequence ATGGCCGCCACCGCCCGCCACTACGACACGATCCTGTCGCCGGTGATCACCGAAAAGGCCACGCTGCTCTCGGAGCAGAACAAGGTGGTCTTCAAGGTGGCCAACGATGCGTCCAAGGACGAAATCGCCGCCGCAGTCGAAGAACTGTTCAAGGTCAAGGTCACCAAGGTCAACACCGTGGTCACCAAGGGCAAGACCAAGCGCTTCCGCGGCATCCTGGGTCGTCGTTCCGACGTCAAAAAAGCTATCGTGACCCTGGCCGACGGCCAGTCGATCGATATCACCACGGGGCTCTGA
- the rpsS gene encoding 30S ribosomal protein S19, whose amino-acid sequence MTRSVWKGPFVDGYLLKKADAALSSGRKDVIKTWSRRSTIMPQFVGLTFGVYNGLKHVPVLVSEDMVGMKFGEFSPTRSFPGHAADKKAKRK is encoded by the coding sequence ATGACCCGCTCCGTCTGGAAAGGGCCGTTTGTCGACGGCTACCTCCTGAAGAAGGCCGACGCCGCTCTGTCGTCGGGCCGCAAGGACGTGATCAAGACCTGGTCGCGCCGCTCCACGATCATGCCGCAGTTCGTCGGTCTGACGTTCGGCGTCTACAACGGCCTCAAGCACGTTCCCGTGCTCGTGTCGGAAGACATGGTCGGCATGAAGTTCGGTGAGTTCTCGCCTACGCGAAGCTTTCCGGGCCACGCTGCCGACAAGAAGGCCAAGAGGAAGTAG
- the rplV gene encoding 50S ribosomal protein L22 — translation MSKQAKARRVKPTEAMAKVVNLRTSARKLNLVAQSIRGLKVQRALNELEFSHKRIAKDVRKALYSAISNAENNHNLDIDSLVVAEAFVGKNLVMKRFSPRARGRASRIEKPFSEITIVVRELGEAA, via the coding sequence ATGTCGAAGCAAGCTAAAGCCCGTCGGGTAAAGCCGACCGAAGCCATGGCGAAGGTCGTGAACCTGCGCACCAGCGCCCGGAAACTGAACCTCGTGGCTCAGTCGATCCGCGGCCTGAAGGTGCAGCGCGCCCTCAACGAGCTCGAGTTCAGCCACAAGCGCATCGCCAAGGATGTGCGCAAGGCTCTGTACTCGGCCATCTCGAACGCCGAAAACAACCACAACCTCGACATCGACAGCCTGGTCGTCGCCGAAGCGTTCGTGGGCAAGAACCTGGTCATGAAGCGTTTCTCGCCGCGTGCTCGCGGTCGCGCTTCGCGTATCGAAAAGCCGTTCTCCGAGATCACGATCGTGGTCCGCGAACTGGGTGAGGCCGCCTGA
- a CDS encoding outer membrane beta-barrel protein has product MKTTLFATAAVLAALVSAPAFAAETIGSVGAAYNYTNVDTNLGEQDGSSAIVDGSVAIKTTTPWTVTLNGALTYSDNALSDDTNVYGTAHATYLLNNGVRVGAFAGLADVADDTVWAVGGEAHKYFDTVTLSGVVAYGQTDDTDADLWAVRGDARYFVNDNVRLNANLGFANVDAGAIDADVWNIGLGGEYKFADNGWSVFGGYNHAESEDLADLKADSVNVGVRYTFGGSLKDRDRAGADLTDIGGLFGGFLR; this is encoded by the coding sequence ATGAAGACCACTCTGTTCGCCACCGCCGCCGTTCTGGCCGCCCTCGTCTCAGCTCCGGCCTTCGCCGCCGAGACCATCGGCTCCGTCGGCGCCGCCTACAACTACACCAACGTCGACACCAACCTCGGAGAGCAAGACGGCTCGTCGGCGATCGTAGATGGCTCGGTCGCCATCAAGACGACCACGCCCTGGACCGTCACCCTCAATGGCGCCCTGACCTATTCGGACAACGCCCTGAGCGACGACACCAACGTGTACGGCACGGCGCACGCCACCTACCTGCTGAACAACGGCGTCCGCGTCGGCGCCTTCGCGGGTCTGGCCGACGTGGCTGACGACACCGTCTGGGCCGTCGGCGGCGAGGCCCACAAGTACTTCGACACCGTGACCCTGTCGGGCGTCGTGGCCTATGGCCAGACCGACGACACCGACGCCGACCTGTGGGCTGTCCGCGGCGACGCGCGCTACTTCGTCAATGACAACGTGCGCCTGAACGCCAATCTGGGCTTCGCCAACGTGGACGCCGGCGCCATCGACGCCGACGTGTGGAACATCGGCCTAGGCGGCGAGTACAAGTTCGCCGACAACGGCTGGAGCGTGTTCGGCGGCTATAACCACGCCGAATCCGAAGACCTGGCCGACCTGAAGGCCGACAGCGTCAATGTCGGCGTTCGTTACACCTTCGGCGGTTCGCTGAAGGATCGTGATCGCGCCGGCGCCGACCTGACCGACATCGGCGGTCTGTTCGGCGGCTTCCTGCGCTAG
- the rpsQ gene encoding 30S ribosomal protein S17: protein MPKRILEGVVVSDKGDKTVVVKVERTIVHPVLRKIVRRSKKYHAHDESNAYKAGEIARIIECAPKSKLKTWEVLPKASA from the coding sequence ATGCCCAAGCGTATCCTCGAGGGGGTTGTCGTCTCCGATAAGGGCGACAAAACCGTGGTGGTGAAGGTCGAACGGACCATCGTTCACCCGGTCCTCCGTAAGATCGTGCGTCGGTCCAAGAAGTACCACGCGCACGACGAGTCCAACGCGTACAAGGCGGGCGAAATCGCCCGCATCATCGAGTGCGCGCCGAAGTCCAAGCTGAAGACCTGGGAAGTCCTTCCCAAGGCTTCGGCCTAA
- the rpsJ gene encoding 30S ribosomal protein S10, whose product MDRQNIRIRLKAFDHRVLDHSTREIVNTAKRTGATVRGPIPLPTLIEKFTVNRSPHVDKKSREQFEIRTHKRVLDIVDPTPQTVDALMKLDLSAGVDVEIKL is encoded by the coding sequence ATGGATCGTCAGAACATCCGCATCCGGCTCAAGGCCTTCGATCACCGCGTGCTGGATCATTCCACGCGCGAGATCGTGAATACGGCCAAGCGCACGGGCGCCACAGTGCGCGGGCCTATCCCGCTGCCGACCCTGATTGAAAAATTCACCGTCAACCGTTCGCCGCACGTCGACAAGAAGTCGCGCGAACAGTTCGAAATCCGCACGCACAAGCGCGTGCTCGACATCGTCGACCCCACCCCGCAGACCGTGGACGCGCTCATGAAGCTCGACCTGTCCGCCGGCGTGGACGTCGAGATCAAGCTGTAA